A window from Centropristis striata isolate RG_2023a ecotype Rhode Island chromosome 4, C.striata_1.0, whole genome shotgun sequence encodes these proteins:
- the msantd4 gene encoding myb/SANT-like DNA-binding domain-containing protein 4: TVICLSLYPCFHSPSCFPYNSLFFYLSLHIFLHFYHIPLSSSFFLPISCLSSSLYLWGFCPLLAAKLDFLQVKHLKRKRKSNYSVRETQTLIREIHKRTDVLFSRQQNTAINELKRQAWEEVARSVNSLGEGELRTAAEVKRRYLDWRALMKRKQLRAELSLSSSSSSSVALKTEYDQSSPEHEAASLGSGCDQLLDLSGLSKDCHCDWPELAALGEPSGQGMMPPLGVKMEDDVSEYRLDGDGEMGDGEIDEDDIPSILSDIESRGEGHVGDVYSHNDLDMLSSSKAPASTTNRDLAPAGMIGLPAHTLGGLASHENMGAGFLVAVEKQRLELEKQRLAVETERLAVEKERLAVEKERLRQMEVERERLQLERERLQVERERLRLLLLNQSEHIDSSLNLPPQQGPPSSSTCSLSSSAHDGQREREKECKGWMPVVDLEKERLKLEKERLQLEKERLQFFKFEAGRLQIERERLQVEKERMQLHKDHQGH, encoded by the exons ACTGtgatctgtctctctttgtacCCCTGTTTCCATTCACCCTCCTGTTTcccatacaattctttatttttctatttgtcCCTCCATATCTTCCTTCACTTCTATCACATCCCCTTGTCCTCTAGCTTTTTTCTCCCCATCAGttgtctctcttcttctctgtatCTCTGGGGTTTCTGTCCCCTCCTTGCTGCCAAGCTGGATTTCCTGCAGGTGAAGCAtctgaagaggaagaggaagagcaaCTACAGCGTTAGAGAAACACAGACTCTCATCAGGGAAATCCACAAGAGGACAGACGTGTTGTTTTCCAGACAGCAG AACACAGCCATTAACGAGCTGAAGAGACAGGCATGGGAGGAAGTAGCTCGGAGTGTTAATTCACTGGGGGAGGGAGAGCTACGCACTGCTGCAGAG GTGAAGCGTCGTTACCTGGACTGGCGTGCACTGATGAAGAGAAAACAGCTCCGGGCcgagctctctctctcctcgtcctcctcctcgtccgTGGCCCTGAAGACTGAGTATGATCAGTCGTCCCCTGAGCATGAGGCAGCGTCTCTGGGATCTGGCTGTGACCAGCTGCTTGACCTCTCGGGCCTCTCCAAGGACTGTCACTGTGACTGGCCGGAGCTGGCGGCTCTTGGTGAGCCGAGCGGGCAGGGCATGATGCCGCCGCTGGGAGTGAAGATGGAGGACGATGTCAGTGAATACAGA ctgGATGGTGACGGAGAAATGGGAGATGGAGAAATTGACGAAGATGATATTCCCTCCATACTCAGTGACATTGAGTCCCGTGGCGAGGGGCATGTTGGTGATGTTTACTCTCACAACGACTTGGACATGCTCAGTTCCTCCAAGGCTCCGGCCTCCACCACCAACAGAGACCTAGCGCCTGCTGGCATGATAGGGCTACCAGCTCACACTCTGGGTGGACTGGCCAGTCATGAAAACATGGGGGCGGGGTTCCTGGTTGCGGTTGAGAAACAGCGATTGGAGCTGGAAAAACAGCGTCTGGCTGTGGAAACTGAACGGCTGGCAGTGGAGAAAGAGCGCCTGGCGGTGGAGAAGGAGCGGCTTCGTCAGATGGAGGTAGAGAGGGAGAGGCTGCAGCTGGAGAGGGAGAGGCTACAGGTGGAGAGAGAAAGGCTGAGGCTCCTGCTTCttaaccaatcagagcacaTTGACTCCTCCCTTAACCTGCCGCCACAGCAAGGTCCGCCCTCGTCCTCCACATGCTCTTTATCATCCTCTGCTCATGACggacagagggagagggagaaagagtgtAAAGGCTGGATGCCAGTGGTGGATCTGGAGAAAGAACGGCTGAAACTAGAGAAGGAGAGACTGCAGCTGGAGAAAGAGAGGCTGCAGTTCTTCAAATTTGAGGCCGGCAGACTACAGATTGAGAGAGAACGCCTCcaagtggagaaagagagaatgcAGCTGCACAAAGATCATCAGGGCcactga